In Arthrobacter sp. QXT-31, one genomic interval encodes:
- a CDS encoding DNA-directed RNA polymerase subunit beta', which produces MSSESSFGLMQIGLATAEDIRGWSYGEVKKPETINYRTLKPEKDGLFCEKIFGPSRDWECYCGKYKRVRFKGIICERCGVEVTRAKVRRERMGHIELAAPVTHIWYFKGVPSRLGYLLDLAPKDLEKVIYFAAYMITSVDEENRHAELPNLQVEHDVEKKQLIDNRDSDIAAIARDLENELARLEGEGAKAADKKKARDSADRQMANVRKRADAEIERLEQVWDRFKNLKVADLEGDEGLYRELRDRYGMYFEGSMGAEAIKKRLENFDMQAESDNLRDVIANGKGQRKTRALKRLKVVNAFLTTNNSPLGMVLDAVPVIPPELRPMVQLDGGRFATSDLNDLYRRVINRNNRLKRLLDLGAPEIIVNNEKRMLQEAVDSLFDNGRRGRPVTGPGNRPLKSLSDMLKGKQGRFRQNLLGKRVDYSGRSVIVVGPQLKLHQCGLPKQMALELFKPFVMKRLVDLNHAQNIKSAKRMVERYRPQVWDVLEEIITEHPVLLNRAPTLHRLGIQAFEPQLVEGKAIQLHPLVCGAFNADFDGDQMAVHLPLSPEAQAEARILMLSSNNILKPSDGRPVTLPSQDMIIGLYHLTTKRVGSAGEGRVFGSVSEAIMAFDAHELHLNSQVKIRLEGFVPYAGWEAPEGWEPGQPALVDTSLGQVLFNETLPEDYPWVEAVADKGELSRIVNDLAERYPKVVTAATLDNLKDAGFYWATRSGVTVAISDIEVPDAKPAILAGYEERAAKIQGQYDKGLIDDDERRQELIEIWNTATNEIAQVMRDSLSPMNTINRMVSSGARGNWMQVRQIAGIRGLVANPKGEIIPRPIKSSYREGLSVLEYFIATHGARKGLADTALRTANSGYLTRRLVDVSQDVIVREEDCGTERGLVTPIAVADANGELTLDENVENSAYARTLAVDVVDAKGNVLAPAGTDCGDVVIAELFAAGITEVKVRSVLTCESSVGTCALCYGRSLATGKTVDIGEAVGIIAAQSIGEPGTQLTMRTFHTGGAVSASGGDDITQGLPRIQELFEARTPKGVAPIAEAAGRVTIEESERQMRLVITPDDGSEEIAYPVLRRSRLLIEDGQHVSVGQKLINGPVDPKQVLRIMGPRAAQKFLVDEVQGVYRSQGIGIHDKHVEVIVRQMLRRVTVIESGDSDLLPGELAERARFEDANRRVVSEGKTPASGRPELMGITKASLATESWLSAASFQETTRVLTQAAMEGKSDPLLGLKENVIIGKLIPAGTGLPRYTEITVEPTEEAKANLFTGPSAFSDFSYDTLGGDGAPEFHAIPLDDYDLGNDFR; this is translated from the coding sequence ATGTCCAGCGAATCCTCCTTCGGCCTCATGCAGATCGGCCTCGCCACCGCGGAAGACATCCGCGGCTGGTCGTACGGCGAGGTTAAGAAGCCGGAAACCATCAACTACCGCACGCTCAAGCCCGAGAAGGACGGCCTCTTCTGCGAGAAGATCTTCGGCCCGTCCCGTGACTGGGAATGCTACTGCGGCAAGTACAAGCGCGTGCGCTTCAAGGGCATCATCTGTGAGCGGTGTGGCGTCGAGGTCACCCGCGCCAAGGTGCGCCGTGAGCGCATGGGCCACATTGAACTGGCTGCTCCCGTAACCCACATCTGGTACTTCAAGGGTGTTCCGTCCCGCCTGGGCTACCTCCTTGACCTGGCTCCGAAGGACCTCGAAAAGGTCATCTACTTCGCTGCCTACATGATCACCAGCGTTGACGAAGAGAACCGCCACGCGGAACTGCCCAACCTGCAGGTTGAGCACGACGTCGAGAAGAAGCAGCTGATCGACAACCGCGACTCCGACATCGCCGCGATCGCCCGCGACCTCGAGAACGAGCTTGCCCGTCTCGAGGGTGAGGGTGCCAAGGCTGCCGACAAGAAGAAGGCACGCGACTCCGCTGACCGCCAGATGGCGAACGTCCGCAAGCGCGCCGACGCCGAAATCGAGCGCCTCGAGCAGGTCTGGGACCGCTTCAAGAACCTCAAGGTCGCCGACCTCGAAGGTGACGAAGGCCTGTACCGCGAACTGCGCGACCGCTACGGCATGTATTTCGAAGGCTCCATGGGTGCCGAGGCCATCAAGAAGCGCCTTGAGAACTTCGACATGCAGGCCGAGTCCGACAACCTGCGCGACGTCATCGCCAACGGCAAGGGCCAGCGCAAGACCCGCGCCCTGAAGCGCCTGAAGGTGGTCAACGCATTCCTGACCACCAACAACAGCCCGCTCGGCATGGTGCTGGACGCCGTCCCGGTGATCCCGCCGGAACTGCGCCCGATGGTCCAGCTGGACGGTGGCCGCTTCGCGACCTCCGACCTCAACGACCTCTACCGCCGCGTGATCAACCGCAACAACCGACTCAAGCGACTGCTTGACCTGGGTGCTCCGGAGATCATCGTCAACAACGAGAAGCGCATGCTTCAGGAAGCCGTTGACAGCCTCTTCGACAACGGCCGCCGCGGCCGTCCGGTCACCGGACCGGGCAACCGTCCGCTGAAGTCCCTGAGCGACATGCTCAAGGGCAAGCAGGGCCGTTTCCGCCAGAACCTGCTCGGCAAGCGCGTCGACTACTCCGGCCGTTCGGTCATCGTCGTCGGCCCGCAGCTGAAGCTGCACCAGTGCGGCCTGCCCAAGCAGATGGCACTGGAGCTCTTCAAGCCATTCGTGATGAAGCGCCTGGTTGACCTCAACCACGCCCAGAACATCAAGTCGGCCAAGCGCATGGTCGAGCGTTACCGTCCGCAGGTCTGGGACGTGCTGGAAGAGATCATCACCGAACACCCGGTGCTGCTCAACCGTGCACCTACCCTGCACCGCCTCGGTATCCAGGCATTCGAGCCGCAGCTTGTTGAAGGCAAGGCCATCCAGCTTCACCCGCTGGTTTGTGGCGCGTTCAACGCTGACTTCGACGGCGACCAGATGGCAGTGCACCTGCCGCTGAGCCCCGAAGCCCAGGCTGAGGCACGCATCCTGATGCTGTCCTCCAACAACATCCTGAAGCCGTCCGACGGCCGCCCGGTGACCCTGCCTTCGCAGGATATGATCATCGGCCTCTACCACCTGACCACCAAGCGTGTGGGTTCAGCCGGTGAAGGCCGGGTCTTCGGCTCCGTGTCCGAGGCCATCATGGCCTTCGACGCACACGAGCTGCACCTGAACTCCCAGGTCAAGATCCGTCTTGAGGGCTTCGTTCCTTACGCCGGCTGGGAAGCTCCGGAAGGCTGGGAGCCGGGTCAGCCCGCACTGGTGGACACCTCCCTGGGCCAGGTCCTCTTCAACGAGACCCTGCCCGAGGACTACCCGTGGGTTGAGGCTGTTGCCGACAAGGGCGAGCTGTCCCGCATCGTCAACGACCTCGCGGAGCGCTACCCGAAGGTTGTCACGGCCGCAACGCTGGACAACCTGAAGGACGCCGGCTTCTACTGGGCCACCCGCTCGGGCGTCACCGTCGCCATCTCCGACATCGAGGTTCCGGACGCCAAGCCGGCCATCCTTGCCGGTTACGAGGAGCGCGCCGCCAAGATCCAGGGCCAGTACGACAAGGGCCTGATCGACGACGACGAGCGGCGCCAGGAACTGATCGAGATCTGGAACACGGCGACCAACGAGATCGCCCAGGTCATGCGCGACAGCCTGTCCCCGATGAACACCATCAACCGCATGGTGTCCTCCGGTGCACGTGGTAACTGGATGCAGGTCCGCCAGATCGCGGGTATCCGTGGCCTGGTGGCCAACCCGAAGGGTGAAATCATCCCGCGTCCGATCAAGTCCTCCTACCGTGAGGGCCTGTCGGTGCTGGAATACTTCATCGCAACGCACGGTGCACGTAAGGGTCTTGCCGACACCGCTCTGCGTACCGCCAACTCGGGTTACCTGACCCGTCGTCTGGTGGACGTTTCGCAGGACGTCATCGTCCGTGAAGAGGACTGCGGCACCGAGCGCGGCCTCGTCACGCCGATCGCCGTGGCTGACGCCAACGGTGAGCTGACCCTGGACGAGAACGTCGAGAACAGCGCCTACGCCCGCACGCTGGCCGTGGACGTCGTCGACGCCAAGGGCAACGTCCTGGCTCCGGCCGGCACCGACTGCGGTGACGTTGTGATCGCTGAGCTGTTCGCAGCCGGCATCACCGAGGTCAAGGTCCGCTCCGTGCTCACCTGTGAGTCCAGCGTCGGAACCTGTGCCCTGTGCTACGGCCGTTCGCTGGCCACCGGCAAGACCGTGGACATCGGTGAAGCTGTGGGCATCATCGCCGCACAGTCCATCGGTGAACCCGGTACCCAGCTGACCATGCGTACGTTCCACACCGGTGGTGCTGTTTCCGCCAGCGGTGGCGACGACATCACCCAGGGTCTGCCCCGTATCCAGGAGCTCTTCGAAGCCCGTACCCCGAAGGGTGTGGCGCCGATTGCGGAAGCAGCCGGCCGCGTCACCATCGAGGAATCCGAGCGCCAGATGCGCCTGGTGATCACTCCGGACGACGGTTCCGAAGAGATCGCCTACCCGGTCCTGCGCCGGTCGCGTCTGCTGATCGAGGACGGCCAGCACGTGTCGGTGGGCCAGAAGCTCATCAACGGTCCGGTCGACCCGAAGCAGGTCCTGCGCATCATGGGTCCGCGTGCCGCACAGAAGTTCCTCGTGGACGAAGTGCAGGGCGTGTACCGCAGCCAGGGCATTGGCATCCACGACAAGCACGTGGAAGTCATCGTCCGCCAGATGCTGCGCCGCGTCACGGTCATCGAATCCGGCGACTCCGACCTGCTCCCCGGTGAGCTGGCAGAGCGCGCCCGGTTCGAGGACGCCAACCGCCGTGTTGTATCCGAGGGCAAGACTCCGGCTTCCGGACGTCCCGAGCTCATGGGTATCACCAAGGCGTCGCTGGCCACCGAGTCCTGGCTGTCCGCAGCTTCCTTCCAGGAGACCACCCGCGTCCTCACGCAGGCGGCCATGGAAGGCAAGAGCGACCCGCTGCTCGGCCTCAAGGAGAACGTCATCATCGGTAAGCTGATCCCGGCCGGCACGGGCCTCCCGCGCTACACCGAGATCACGGTGGAGCCGACTGAAGAAGCAAAGGCCAACCTGTTCACCGGCCCGAGCGCGTTCAGCGACTTCTCCTACGACACGCTGGGCGGCGACGGAGCTCCTGAGTTCCACGCCATCCCGCTGGATGACTACGACCTGGGCAACGACTTCCGGTAA
- the rpsL gene encoding 30S ribosomal protein S12 produces MPTINQLVRKGRTPKVSKTKAPALKGSPMRRGVCTRVYTTTPKKPNSALRKVARVRLNGGIEVTAYIPGVGHNLQEHSIVLVRGGRVKDLPGVRYKIVRGALDTQGVKNRKQARSRYGAKMEKK; encoded by the coding sequence GTGCCTACGATTAACCAGCTGGTCCGCAAGGGCCGCACGCCGAAGGTCTCAAAGACCAAGGCTCCCGCGCTTAAGGGCAGCCCGATGCGCCGCGGTGTCTGCACCCGCGTTTACACCACCACCCCGAAGAAGCCGAACTCGGCTCTGCGTAAGGTCGCACGTGTGCGCCTCAACGGTGGCATCGAAGTTACCGCCTACATCCCCGGTGTTGGCCACAACCTCCAGGAGCACTCCATTGTGCTCGTCCGTGGTGGTCGTGTGAAGGACCTCCCCGGCGTTCGCTACAAGATCGTCCGCGGTGCCCTCGATACCCAGGGTGTCAAGAACCGTAAGCAGGCTCGTAGCCGCTACGGCGCAAAGATGGAGAAGAAGTAA
- the rpsG gene encoding 30S ribosomal protein S7: protein MPRKGPAPKRPLVSDPVYGSPLVTQLINKVLVDGKKSTAERIVYGALEGARAKSGGDPVAALKKAMDNVKPSLEVRSRRVGGATYQVPVEVKPGRSTALALRWLVGYSKARREKTMTERLQNEILDASNGLGAAVKRREDTHKMAESNKAFAHYRW, encoded by the coding sequence ATGCCTCGCAAGGGTCCGGCCCCCAAGCGGCCGCTCGTATCAGATCCCGTCTACGGCTCCCCGCTGGTCACCCAGCTGATCAACAAGGTGCTGGTTGACGGCAAGAAGTCCACCGCTGAGCGCATCGTCTACGGTGCCCTCGAAGGTGCACGCGCCAAGTCCGGCGGCGACCCCGTTGCAGCCCTCAAGAAGGCCATGGACAACGTCAAGCCGTCCCTCGAGGTCCGCTCCCGCCGTGTCGGTGGCGCCACCTACCAGGTTCCGGTTGAGGTCAAGCCGGGCCGCTCCACCGCCCTCGCCCTGCGTTGGCTGGTCGGCTACTCCAAGGCCCGCCGTGAAAAGACGATGACCGAGCGCCTCCAGAACGAAATCCTGGATGCCTCGAACGGTCTCGGTGCCGCTGTGAAGCGTCGCGAAGACACCCACAAGATGGCCGAGTCCAACAAGGCCTTCGCCCACTACCGCTGGTAA
- the fusA gene encoding elongation factor G yields MAQDVLTDLSKVRNIGIMAHIDAGKTTTTERILFYTGVNHKIGETHDGASTTDWMEQEKERGITITSAAVTCFWENNQINIIDTPGHVDFTVEVERSLRVLDGAVAVFDGKEGVEPQSETVWRQADKYNVPRICFVNKMDKLGADFYFTVDTIISRLGAKPLVMQLPIGAENDFIGVVDLLYMRALVWPGDAKGDVTMGAKYEIQEIPADLQAKAEEYRASLVETVAESSEELMEKYLEGEELSIDELKAGIRKMTINSELYPVFCGSAFKNRGVQPMLDAVVDYLPNPLDVPPMIGHDPKNEEKELTRKPSAEEPFSALAFKIAAHPFFGQLTFIRVYSGHVESGAQVVNSTKGKKERIGKLFQMHANKEMPVEAATAGHIYAAIGLKDTTTGDTLCDSSNQIVLESMSFPEPVISVAIEPNTKGDQEKLSTAIQKLSAEDPTFQVSLNEDTGQTIIAGMGELHLDILVDRMRREFKVEANVGKPQVAYRETIKRAVERHDYTHKKQTGGSGQFAKVQIAIEPLDTAEGELYEFENKVTGGRVPREYIPSVDAGIQDALNDGVLAGYPVVGIKATLVDGAYHDVDSSEMAFKIAGRMAFKEAARKANPVLLEPLMDVEVRTPEEYMGDVIGDLNSRRGQMQSMEDAAGVKVVRAHVPLSGMFGYIGDLRSKTQGRAVYSMTFNSYAEVPKAVADEIIQKSRGE; encoded by the coding sequence GTGGCACAGGACGTGCTTACAGACCTTAGTAAGGTCCGCAACATCGGCATCATGGCCCACATTGATGCCGGCAAGACCACCACCACCGAGCGCATTCTGTTCTACACAGGTGTGAACCACAAGATTGGCGAAACGCACGACGGCGCTTCGACCACTGACTGGATGGAACAGGAAAAGGAACGCGGCATCACCATCACGTCTGCCGCCGTGACCTGCTTCTGGGAAAACAACCAGATCAACATCATCGACACCCCCGGCCACGTGGACTTCACGGTTGAGGTTGAGCGCTCCCTGCGCGTCCTCGACGGTGCAGTTGCCGTCTTCGATGGCAAGGAAGGCGTTGAGCCGCAGTCTGAGACCGTTTGGCGCCAGGCTGACAAGTACAACGTTCCGCGTATCTGCTTCGTCAACAAGATGGACAAGCTCGGCGCTGACTTCTACTTCACCGTGGACACCATCATCAGCCGCCTGGGTGCCAAGCCGCTGGTCATGCAGCTGCCGATCGGTGCCGAGAACGACTTCATCGGCGTCGTGGACCTGCTCTACATGCGCGCTCTGGTGTGGCCCGGCGATGCCAAGGGTGACGTGACCATGGGTGCCAAGTACGAGATCCAGGAGATCCCGGCAGACCTGCAGGCCAAGGCCGAGGAATACCGCGCCTCCCTCGTGGAGACCGTTGCTGAGTCCTCCGAGGAACTCATGGAGAAGTACCTCGAAGGCGAAGAGCTCAGCATCGATGAGCTCAAGGCCGGCATCCGCAAGATGACCATCAACTCCGAGCTGTACCCGGTCTTCTGTGGCTCCGCCTTCAAGAACCGCGGTGTCCAGCCGATGCTTGACGCCGTCGTCGACTACCTGCCGAACCCGCTCGACGTTCCTCCGATGATCGGTCACGACCCGAAGAACGAAGAGAAGGAACTGACCCGCAAGCCGTCCGCCGAAGAGCCCTTCTCCGCTCTCGCGTTCAAGATTGCGGCCCACCCGTTCTTTGGCCAGCTCACCTTCATCCGCGTGTACTCCGGTCACGTGGAGTCCGGCGCCCAGGTGGTCAACTCCACCAAGGGCAAGAAGGAGCGCATCGGCAAGCTGTTCCAGATGCACGCCAACAAGGAAATGCCCGTCGAGGCAGCCACTGCTGGCCACATCTACGCAGCCATCGGTCTGAAGGACACCACCACTGGCGACACCCTGTGTGACTCCAGCAACCAGATCGTGCTCGAGTCCATGAGCTTCCCGGAGCCCGTGATCTCTGTTGCCATCGAGCCGAACACCAAGGGTGACCAGGAGAAGCTCTCCACGGCCATCCAGAAGCTCTCCGCTGAGGACCCGACCTTCCAGGTCTCCCTCAACGAAGACACCGGCCAGACCATCATCGCCGGCATGGGCGAGCTCCACCTGGACATCCTGGTGGACCGCATGCGCCGCGAATTCAAGGTCGAGGCCAACGTCGGCAAGCCGCAGGTTGCCTACCGCGAGACCATCAAGCGTGCCGTGGAGCGCCACGACTACACGCACAAGAAGCAGACCGGTGGTTCTGGCCAGTTCGCAAAGGTCCAGATCGCCATCGAACCGCTGGACACCGCGGAAGGCGAGCTGTACGAGTTCGAGAACAAGGTCACCGGTGGCCGTGTTCCGCGCGAGTACATCCCGTCGGTTGACGCCGGTATCCAGGATGCGCTGAACGACGGCGTCCTGGCCGGTTACCCGGTTGTCGGCATCAAGGCCACGCTGGTTGACGGCGCGTACCACGATGTTGACTCCTCGGAAATGGCGTTCAAGATCGCCGGCCGTATGGCTTTCAAGGAAGCCGCACGCAAGGCGAACCCTGTTCTGCTCGAACCGCTGATGGATGTCGAGGTCCGCACCCCTGAGGAATACATGGGTGACGTTATCGGTGACCTCAACTCCCGCCGTGGCCAGATGCAGTCCATGGAAGACGCAGCAGGTGTCAAGGTTGTCCGCGCGCACGTTCCGCTGTCCGGCATGTTCGGCTACATCGGTGACCTGCGCTCGAAGACCCAGGGCCGCGCTGTTTACTCCATGACGTTCAACAGCTACGCCGAGGTCCCGAAGGCAGTTGCCGACGAGATCATCCAGAAGTCCCGCGGCGAGTAG
- the tuf gene encoding elongation factor Tu — MAKAKFERTKPHVNIGTIGHVDHGKTTLTAAISKVLYDKYPTLNEKRDFASIDSAPEERQRGITINISHVEYQTEKRHYAHVDAPGHADYIKNMITGAAQMDGAILVVAATDGPMAQTREHVLLARQVGVPYLLVALNKADMVEDEELLDLVEMEVRELLSSQGFDGDDAPVIRVSGLKALEGDPEWVKSVEDLMAAVDESVPDPVRDRDKPFLMPIEDVFTITGRGTVVTGRAERGTLAINSEVEIVGIRPVQKTTVTGIEMFHKQLDEAWAGENCGLLLRGLKRDDVERGQVVVKPGSITPHTDFEANVYILSKDEGGRHNPFYSNYRPQFYFRTTDVTGVITLPEGTEMVMPGDNTEMTVALIQPIAMEEGLGFAIREGGRTVGSGRVTKIIK; from the coding sequence GTGGCAAAGGCAAAGTTCGAGCGGACTAAGCCGCACGTTAACATCGGTACCATCGGTCACGTTGACCACGGTAAGACGACGTTGACGGCCGCCATTTCCAAGGTGCTGTACGACAAGTACCCGACTCTCAACGAGAAGCGTGACTTCGCGTCGATCGACTCTGCTCCGGAAGAGCGTCAGCGCGGCATTACCATCAACATCTCCCACGTTGAGTACCAGACCGAGAAGCGCCACTACGCACACGTAGACGCTCCGGGTCACGCTGACTACATCAAGAACATGATCACCGGTGCTGCCCAGATGGACGGCGCAATCCTCGTGGTTGCCGCTACTGACGGCCCGATGGCTCAGACCCGCGAGCACGTTCTGCTCGCCCGCCAGGTTGGTGTTCCCTACCTGCTGGTCGCGCTGAACAAGGCAGACATGGTTGAGGACGAGGAACTCCTCGACCTCGTCGAAATGGAAGTTCGTGAGCTCCTGAGCTCGCAGGGCTTCGACGGCGACGACGCCCCGGTTATCCGCGTTTCCGGCCTCAAGGCCCTGGAAGGCGACCCGGAGTGGGTCAAGTCCGTTGAGGACCTGATGGCTGCTGTCGACGAGTCCGTTCCGGACCCGGTTCGTGACCGCGACAAGCCGTTCCTGATGCCGATCGAAGACGTCTTCACCATCACCGGTCGTGGCACCGTTGTGACGGGCCGCGCCGAGCGCGGTACCCTCGCCATCAACTCCGAGGTCGAGATCGTCGGTATCCGCCCGGTCCAGAAGACCACCGTTACCGGTATCGAGATGTTCCACAAGCAGCTCGACGAAGCATGGGCCGGCGAGAACTGTGGCCTGCTGCTCCGCGGTCTGAAGCGCGACGACGTCGAGCGTGGCCAGGTTGTCGTCAAGCCGGGTTCCATCACCCCGCACACCGACTTCGAGGCCAACGTCTACATCCTCTCCAAGGACGAAGGCGGACGTCACAACCCGTTCTACTCGAACTACCGCCCGCAGTTCTACTTCCGTACCACGGACGTGACCGGCGTTATCACCCTGCCGGAAGGCACGGAAATGGTTATGCCCGGCGACAACACTGAGATGACCGTTGCGCTCATCCAGCCGATCGCTATGGAAGAGGGCCTCGGCTTCGCTATCCGTGAAGGCGGCCGCACCGTTGGTTCGGGACGTGTCACCAAGATCATCAAGTAA
- a CDS encoding GH1 family beta-glucosidase: protein MAVQSADAGDQAVNADAVQNLAGRLRPGFTLGVAAAAFQIEGALAADGRGPSGWDAFAAKPGSILHGHSPAVACDHYNRVPEDVALMRELGIDSYRFSIAWPRIQPEGRGLANPRGLDFYDRLVDLLLAAGISPMATLYHWDTPLPLEHSGGWMNRATAERFAEYAAAAAQRLGDRVAQWGTLNEPVSVTLNGYALGVHAPGRDLLFNALPSVHHQLLGHGLAVQALRAAGVAGSIGVTNLHSPVRPATRRLADRLLAKVFDLVLNRVYADPILLGRYPAPPLAARPWFRFLSRASDDDLRLISQPIDFYGVNYYYPVRVAAGQGPPDTPAGNAQAMARVPFHLAGFPEYSTTGFGWPVAPDHLGILLRELKDRYGPALPPVYITESGASFPEPEHVTGPITDSRRIDYLADHLDQAVNSTAPGGIAHDVELLGYFVWTFMDNFEWAAGYSQRFGLVHVDFETLKRTPKKSFYWLQALSRARTRAV, encoded by the coding sequence ATGGCCGTGCAGAGTGCCGACGCCGGCGATCAAGCAGTCAACGCGGACGCAGTGCAGAACCTTGCCGGGCGCCTGCGCCCGGGTTTTACCCTGGGCGTCGCTGCCGCCGCCTTCCAGATCGAGGGCGCCCTCGCGGCGGACGGCCGCGGGCCCTCGGGGTGGGATGCCTTTGCGGCGAAGCCGGGCAGCATCCTGCACGGGCATTCCCCGGCGGTGGCCTGCGACCACTATAACCGGGTGCCGGAGGACGTTGCCCTCATGCGCGAACTCGGCATCGACTCATACCGGTTCTCCATCGCGTGGCCCCGCATCCAGCCCGAGGGCCGTGGCCTGGCCAACCCGCGGGGCCTGGACTTTTACGACCGGCTGGTGGACCTGCTGCTGGCGGCCGGCATCTCCCCCATGGCCACGCTGTACCACTGGGACACTCCCCTGCCCCTGGAACACAGCGGCGGCTGGATGAACCGGGCCACGGCGGAGCGCTTCGCGGAGTACGCTGCGGCCGCTGCCCAGCGGCTCGGTGATCGGGTGGCCCAGTGGGGCACGCTCAACGAGCCCGTCTCCGTCACGCTTAACGGCTACGCGCTCGGGGTCCATGCCCCCGGCCGCGACCTGCTGTTCAATGCGCTGCCGTCAGTTCACCATCAGCTCCTCGGCCACGGGCTCGCGGTCCAGGCCCTCCGGGCAGCGGGCGTGGCCGGGTCCATCGGCGTCACCAACCTGCACTCCCCCGTCCGCCCTGCCACCAGGCGGCTGGCGGACAGGCTGCTGGCCAAGGTCTTCGACCTTGTCCTGAACCGCGTCTATGCGGATCCCATCCTCCTGGGACGCTATCCCGCTCCGCCGCTTGCCGCCCGCCCCTGGTTCAGGTTCTTGTCCAGGGCGTCCGACGACGACCTCCGCCTGATCAGCCAGCCGATCGACTTCTACGGGGTGAACTACTACTACCCTGTCCGGGTGGCTGCCGGGCAGGGCCCGCCGGACACCCCGGCCGGCAACGCCCAGGCTATGGCACGGGTGCCGTTCCATCTGGCGGGCTTCCCGGAATATTCCACCACCGGCTTCGGATGGCCGGTGGCACCGGACCACCTGGGCATCCTGCTCCGGGAGCTCAAAGACCGGTACGGGCCGGCCCTGCCGCCGGTGTACATCACCGAGAGCGGCGCGAGCTTTCCTGAACCGGAACACGTGACCGGCCCCATCACCGACTCGAGACGGATCGATTACCTGGCGGACCATCTGGACCAGGCGGTCAATTCGACGGCGCCGGGCGGCATCGCGCACGACGTGGAACTGCTCGGCTACTTCGTCTGGACGTTCATGGACAACTTCGAATGGGCCGCCGGGTATTCACAGCGCTTCGGCCTGGTGCATGTTGACTTCGAGACCCTCAAGCGCACGCCCAAGAAGTCCTTCTACTGGCTGCAGGCGCTCAGCCGGGCACGGACCCGCGCGGTCTGA
- the rpsJ gene encoding 30S ribosomal protein S10 gives MAGQKIRIRLKSYDHEVIDVSARKIVETVTRAGATVVGPVPLPTEKNVYCVIRSPHKYKDSREHFEMRTHKRLIDIIDPTPKAVDSLMRLDLPADVNIEIKL, from the coding sequence ATGGCGGGACAAAAAATCCGCATCCGGCTGAAGTCATACGACCACGAGGTCATTGACGTTTCAGCACGGAAGATCGTTGAGACGGTCACGCGCGCAGGCGCAACGGTAGTCGGCCCGGTGCCGCTGCCGACGGAGAAGAACGTGTACTGCGTTATCCGCTCTCCGCACAAGTACAAGGACAGCCGCGAGCACTTCGAAATGCGCACGCACAAGCGTCTGATCGACATCATCGACCCCACGCCCAAGGCTGTTGACTCGCTCATGCGGCTCGACCTGCCGGCCGACGTGAACATCGAAATCAAGCTGTAG
- the rplC gene encoding 50S ribosomal protein L3: protein MTATRNVKGLLGTKLGMTQVWDENNKLIPVTVVQADSNVITQLRNAETDGYVAVQIGYGQIDPRKVTKPLAGHFEKAGVTPRRHVVELRTADADSYELGQELSVELFEAGQKIDVIGTTKGKGFAGVMKRHGFSGVGASHGAHKNHRKPGSIGGASTPSRVFKGMRMAGRMGAVRHTTLNLTVHAVDVEKSLLLIKGAVPGARGQVVFVRTAVKGA, encoded by the coding sequence ATGACCGCAACCCGTAACGTAAAGGGCCTGCTGGGCACGAAGCTCGGCATGACCCAGGTCTGGGACGAGAACAACAAGCTCATCCCCGTCACTGTTGTCCAGGCTGACTCCAACGTCATCACCCAGCTGCGCAACGCAGAGACTGATGGCTACGTCGCCGTTCAGATCGGCTACGGCCAGATCGATCCCCGCAAGGTCACCAAGCCGCTGGCTGGTCACTTTGAGAAGGCAGGCGTCACGCCTCGCCGCCACGTCGTCGAACTGCGCACTGCAGATGCTGACTCTTACGAGCTGGGCCAGGAGCTCTCCGTTGAGCTCTTCGAAGCCGGCCAGAAGATCGACGTCATCGGCACCACCAAGGGTAAGGGCTTCGCCGGTGTTATGAAGCGTCACGGCTTCTCCGGTGTTGGCGCCTCCCACGGTGCCCACAAGAACCACCGTAAGCCCGGTTCAATCGGTGGCGCATCCACCCCGAGCCGCGTCTTCAAGGGCATGAGAATGGCCGGCCGCATGGGCGCCGTTCGTCACACCACGCTGAACCTCACTGTTCACGCGGTTGACGTCGAGAAGTCGCTGCTCCTGATCAAGGGCGCCGTTCCCGGTGCCCGCGGCCAGGTCGTCTTCGTACGCACCGCCGTGAAGGGAGCCTAG